Proteins encoded in a region of the Flavobacterium sp. MDT1-60 genome:
- a CDS encoding TonB-dependent receptor: protein MITKKISIFLILIFTTLTSFSQEKFTLSGTITDFKNNETLIGVNIYIPSLKIGTTTNEYGFYSLTAPAGEHQIEITYLGFQTVQKTVNLNQNTKMNFGLNEGGEELQEVVVKDNKGKINIKSPEMSANKLSIATIKKMPVVLGEVDVLKSILLLPGVTNAGEGASGFNVRGGGADQNLILLDEATIFNSSHVFGFFSVFNPDAIKDLKLYKGGIPARYGGRASSVLDIYQKDGSSKDFHVNGGIGLISSRILAEGPIVKDRGSFLIGGRASYAHLFLKLSEDQKDNSAYFYDLNTKLSYKLNDNNNLYLSGYFGRDVFSLNKSFTNIYGNSTLNLRWNHLFSEKLFSNLSLIYSDYYYGLDLDFVGFKWDSGIRNYNIKYDFKHYISDKFKLNYGLNGIYYEFNPGTIKPSDSESGINSDQLDKKYAFEPSFYIDAENQLSKKLTIAYGLRYSLFYRLGESTVNLYENNDAVVFNSDLQIYEKGTPIDTKYYGKNKVIKSYNNLEPRFSASYQLNDDEAIKASYNRMAQYLQLISNTSSPTPLDVWMPSDTYIKPQIADQVALGYFRNIKNGAYSIEVETYYKEIQNRLDYIDGADLIANNAIEQVILNGQMRAYGLEVMFKKNEGKFNGWISYTLSKSEQQTPGRTPEETGINNGQWYSSAYDKTHNLAVTSAYNLNEKWSFGANFALQSGQPVTYPNGQYEYLGITVPSYGLRNEHRLPAYHHLDVSATLTPRKNKDRNWKGEWVFSIYNLYNRKNAASINFRQNVDTGENEAVKTSIFGIVPAVSYNFKF, encoded by the coding sequence ATGATTACAAAAAAAATAAGCATTTTTCTTATTCTAATTTTTACGACTTTAACTTCATTTTCGCAGGAAAAATTTACTTTAAGCGGTACCATAACCGACTTTAAAAACAACGAAACCTTAATTGGAGTCAATATTTATATCCCATCTTTAAAAATAGGAACTACCACCAACGAATATGGCTTTTATTCGCTTACTGCTCCGGCTGGTGAACATCAAATAGAAATTACTTACCTTGGATTTCAAACTGTTCAAAAAACCGTCAACTTAAATCAAAATACTAAAATGAATTTTGGGTTGAACGAAGGCGGCGAAGAACTTCAGGAAGTTGTCGTTAAAGACAACAAAGGCAAAATCAATATCAAGTCGCCGGAAATGAGCGCCAATAAACTCTCGATCGCCACTATCAAAAAAATGCCGGTCGTTTTGGGCGAAGTCGATGTTTTAAAATCAATTTTATTACTTCCGGGAGTTACTAATGCAGGCGAAGGTGCGTCCGGATTCAACGTTCGCGGCGGCGGTGCCGATCAGAATTTAATTTTATTAGATGAAGCAACAATATTTAATTCGTCTCACGTTTTTGGTTTCTTTTCCGTTTTTAATCCGGATGCTATTAAAGATCTAAAATTATATAAAGGTGGAATTCCGGCACGTTACGGCGGAAGAGCTTCTTCTGTTCTGGATATTTATCAGAAAGATGGTAGCAGTAAAGATTTCCATGTAAATGGGGGAATTGGTTTAATTTCCAGCAGAATCCTTGCTGAAGGGCCAATTGTAAAAGATAGAGGTTCCTTTTTAATTGGAGGAAGAGCTTCTTACGCTCATTTATTCCTTAAACTATCGGAAGATCAAAAAGATAATTCGGCGTACTTTTATGATTTAAATACCAAATTGAGCTACAAATTAAATGACAATAACAATTTATATTTATCAGGATATTTTGGGCGTGATGTCTTTAGTTTAAACAAAAGTTTTACCAACATTTATGGAAACTCAACTTTAAATCTTCGTTGGAATCATTTATTTTCTGAAAAATTATTTTCAAATCTTTCTTTGATTTACAGCGATTATTATTACGGTCTTGATTTGGACTTTGTTGGTTTCAAATGGGATTCAGGTATTAGAAACTATAATATCAAATACGATTTCAAACATTACATTTCAGATAAATTCAAACTGAATTATGGTTTAAACGGAATCTACTACGAATTCAATCCGGGAACTATAAAACCTAGTGATTCTGAATCCGGTATTAATTCGGATCAATTAGATAAAAAATATGCATTCGAGCCTTCTTTTTATATCGATGCCGAAAATCAGCTTTCAAAAAAACTTACTATTGCTTATGGATTACGATATAGCTTATTTTATCGTTTAGGAGAATCAACGGTTAATCTATACGAAAATAATGATGCTGTTGTTTTTAACTCGGATTTGCAGATTTACGAAAAGGGAACTCCAATTGACACTAAATATTACGGAAAAAACAAGGTTATTAAAAGTTACAATAATCTCGAACCACGTTTTTCAGCTTCTTATCAATTAAACGACGATGAAGCTATTAAAGCGAGTTATAACCGAATGGCACAGTATCTTCAATTGATTTCCAATACCTCATCTCCTACTCCGCTTGATGTCTGGATGCCGAGTGATACTTATATAAAACCTCAAATTGCTGATCAGGTTGCTTTAGGTTATTTTAGAAATATTAAAAACGGTGCTTATTCTATAGAGGTAGAAACCTATTATAAAGAAATTCAAAATCGTCTGGATTATATTGATGGCGCCGATTTAATTGCAAACAATGCCATAGAACAAGTGATCCTAAATGGTCAAATGCGCGCCTATGGTTTAGAAGTAATGTTCAAAAAAAATGAAGGCAAATTCAATGGCTGGATTTCATACACTTTATCAAAATCAGAACAACAAACACCTGGAAGAACTCCTGAAGAAACAGGAATCAATAATGGTCAATGGTATAGTTCTGCGTATGATAAAACGCATAATTTAGCAGTAACATCTGCCTATAATCTGAACGAAAAATGGTCATTTGGTGCTAACTTTGCATTACAGTCCGGACAACCAGTTACTTATCCGAACGGACAATACGAATATTTAGGAATTACAGTTCCAAGTTACGGCTTACGAAATGAACACCGTTTACCAGCATATCATCATCTTGACGTTTCGGCAACTTTAACTCCAAGAAAGAACAAAGATAGAAACTGGAAAGGTGAATGGGTTTTTAGTATTTATAATTTATATAATCGAAAAAATGCAGCTTCAATTAATTTCCGCCAAAACGTAGATACTGGTGAAAATGAAGCGGTAAAAACATCGATTTTCGGAATTGTACCCGCCGTGAGTTATAATTTTAAATTTTAA
- a CDS encoding DUF4249 domain-containing protein: MKKVTLLIVFFISIFFTSCEEVVDVDLDTAPPRLVIEAAINWQKGTTGKQQTIKLTTTTGYFENVIPTVSGATIYIKNSLNERFNFIEVPKTGRYVCTNFKPVIEEQYTLTVITGGSTYTASEILKSVAPITRIEQNNEGGFTGKDIEIKAFYNDPGDVDNFYLYRHVYSNKIKSSYYVDEDKFFNGNEFFSLSDDDELEIGNEIEITHYGISKQYYNYMNILVSIAGSNVGGPFQSPPATVKGNIINTTDKNNYPLGYFSLCETDLKKYTIK, from the coding sequence ATGAAAAAAGTAACTTTATTAATAGTATTTTTTATATCGATTTTCTTCACCAGCTGCGAAGAAGTTGTTGATGTTGATTTAGATACTGCGCCACCAAGATTGGTAATCGAAGCCGCTATAAACTGGCAAAAGGGCACCACAGGTAAACAACAAACCATCAAGTTGACGACAACGACCGGATATTTCGAAAACGTAATCCCAACCGTTTCCGGTGCAACTATTTATATAAAAAATAGTCTCAATGAACGGTTTAATTTTATCGAAGTTCCAAAAACGGGCCGATATGTATGTACTAATTTCAAACCTGTAATCGAAGAACAATACACACTGACCGTAATTACTGGCGGAAGTACTTATACAGCAAGTGAGATTCTAAAATCTGTAGCTCCAATCACCAGAATTGAACAAAATAATGAAGGCGGTTTTACAGGAAAAGATATTGAAATAAAAGCTTTTTACAATGATCCCGGAGATGTAGATAATTTTTATTTGTACCGCCATGTATATTCCAATAAAATCAAATCAAGCTATTATGTAGATGAAGATAAATTTTTTAATGGAAATGAATTTTTCAGTCTTTCAGATGATGACGAATTAGAAATTGGAAATGAAATTGAAATAACACATTACGGAATTTCGAAACAATATTATAATTACATGAATATTTTAGTGAGCATTGCAGGCAGTAACGTTGGCGGCCCGTTTCAGTCTCCTCCGGCAACCGTAAAAGGAAACATCATCAACACAACTGATAAGAATAATTATCCTTTAGGTTATTTCTCGCTTTGCGAAACCGATTTAAAAAAATATACCATCAAATAA
- a CDS encoding GyrI-like domain-containing protein, whose product MEAQIKILTEKKLIGKHTIMSFMENKTFQLWSSFMPGRKEIKNTVDSNLYSLEVFPQEYFDNFDADRTFQKWAAVEVKDLDTIPSEMESLIIPTGIYAVFIHRGPATEGYKTYHSIFTEWLPNSEYTVDDRPHFAVMDERYKKDDPDSEEEIWIPIKNRP is encoded by the coding sequence ATGGAGGCTCAAATTAAAATTTTAACCGAAAAAAAATTAATCGGCAAACATACTATCATGTCTTTTATGGAAAATAAAACATTTCAATTATGGAGCAGTTTTATGCCAGGGCGAAAGGAAATAAAAAATACGGTCGATTCTAATTTATATTCGCTTGAAGTTTTCCCACAAGAATATTTCGATAATTTTGATGCCGACAGAACATTCCAGAAATGGGCCGCTGTCGAAGTAAAAGATTTAGATACCATTCCGTCTGAAATGGAGTCCTTAATAATACCAACGGGAATATATGCAGTTTTTATACACAGAGGGCCAGCAACTGAGGGTTACAAAACATATCATTCAATTTTTACAGAATGGCTGCCGAATTCTGAATATACAGTAGATGACAGACCCCATTTTGCTGTAATGGATGAAAGATATAAAAAAGATGATCCTGATTCTGAAGAAGAAATCTGGATTCCGATAAAAAACAGACCCTAA
- a CDS encoding DinB family protein produces MLTETLKSLFNRDLNKLKVEIESYQNESQIWSIDKNISNSAGNLCLHLIGNLNTYIGAELGKTGYVRNRPLEFSLKDVPRSELISKIDETILVVNNTFDSLTEADLKAIYPQIVFEKEMTTEFFLVHLSTHLAYHLGQINYHRRLLDI; encoded by the coding sequence ATGCTAACAGAAACTCTAAAATCACTTTTTAACAGAGATCTAAACAAACTAAAAGTCGAAATCGAATCCTATCAAAACGAAAGTCAAATCTGGTCAATTGACAAAAACATTTCAAATTCGGCCGGAAATCTTTGTTTACATTTAATTGGAAACCTAAATACTTATATTGGTGCTGAACTAGGAAAAACAGGTTATGTACGAAATCGCCCTTTAGAATTTTCTTTAAAAGATGTACCGAGATCAGAATTAATTAGCAAAATTGACGAAACGATTTTAGTTGTAAATAATACTTTCGATTCTTTGACTGAAGCCGATTTAAAAGCTATTTATCCACAAATTGTTTTCGAAAAAGAAATGACAACTGAATTCTTTTTAGTGCATCTTTCGACACATTTAGCCTACCATTTAGGACAAATCAATTACCATCGCCGTCTACTGGATATATAA
- a CDS encoding thiamine diphosphokinase codes for MSSHHIVRDDQEPALIIANGAACNPELLGQLLEWSPLVVVLDSAIERVIELDIKVDVLLGDFDRGFDPEIYKTSQYPIEIVHTPDQDKTDLEKAFDYLIDRKIPAVNVVWATGKRADHTITNLTNIVRYRDLLKIVILDDHSKIFLLPNKFEKWYTAKTPISLIPIGVVNGIYSTNLEYPLQNDTLTMGYRTGSSNSVAQDGLVTITHQNGDLLLMECVD; via the coding sequence ATGTCATCACACCATATAGTTCGCGACGATCAGGAACCCGCTTTAATTATTGCCAACGGAGCTGCCTGCAATCCAGAACTATTAGGACAATTGCTTGAATGGTCACCACTTGTTGTTGTTTTGGATTCTGCCATCGAAAGAGTGATTGAATTAGATATAAAAGTCGATGTCCTTTTGGGAGATTTCGATCGTGGTTTTGATCCTGAAATCTATAAAACGTCACAATATCCAATTGAAATTGTACACACACCAGATCAGGACAAAACAGATCTTGAAAAAGCTTTCGATTATTTAATTGACCGAAAAATTCCGGCTGTAAACGTAGTTTGGGCCACCGGAAAGCGCGCTGATCATACTATTACAAACCTTACCAATATTGTTCGCTACCGTGATTTACTTAAAATTGTAATTCTTGACGATCATTCCAAAATATTTTTATTACCCAACAAATTCGAAAAATGGTACACGGCAAAAACACCTATTTCTTTGATTCCAATTGGTGTTGTAAATGGAATCTACTCGACGAATTTAGAGTATCCGTTGCAAAACGATACGCTCACAATGGGCTACAGAACCGGAAGCAGTAATTCTGTGGCACAAGACGGACTTGTAACGATCACGCATCAAAATGGCGATTTATTGCTAATGGAGTGTGTTGATTAA
- a CDS encoding DUF6602 domain-containing protein — protein sequence MINTLEYQLSVNRELDTIKNRVRNLIGDANWGEDGRYKEEILKTILRNRLPNNLSVGTGFVLNQISPTGNVVSKQIDILIYDNTQPPIFSEGDFVIVTQNSVKALIEVKSKTASNRGHKNGLYKVVENFSSIVRFPTLSRTDNNRIFRGLISFDYQGGINSKIIDESLRLSGGIINHFSLGGNIFIRHWLDSEGLNPPIQVNCNSNFYNIYKLEGLSHSYFISNLIHMTTNADLSDRYFMDFPIEGTKEIKRNRTVCL from the coding sequence ATGATTAACACATTAGAATATCAACTCTCAGTTAACAGAGAACTTGACACAATTAAAAATAGAGTACGAAATTTAATCGGGGACGCTAATTGGGGAGAAGACGGAAGATACAAAGAAGAAATACTTAAAACCATTTTAAGAAATAGATTACCAAATAATTTATCTGTTGGAACAGGATTTGTTTTGAATCAAATTTCTCCTACTGGAAACGTTGTTTCGAAACAGATTGATATATTAATTTATGATAATACTCAACCTCCAATATTTAGTGAAGGAGACTTTGTAATTGTTACACAAAATAGCGTTAAAGCATTAATAGAAGTTAAATCGAAAACAGCATCGAATCGAGGACACAAAAATGGTTTGTATAAAGTTGTGGAGAATTTCAGCTCGATCGTCAGATTTCCAACATTGTCAAGAACTGATAACAATCGAATATTTCGAGGTCTTATTTCATTTGATTATCAAGGAGGAATAAATTCAAAGATTATTGATGAATCATTAAGACTTTCAGGAGGAATAATTAATCATTTCTCATTAGGTGGTAACATATTCATACGTCATTGGTTAGACAGTGAAGGATTGAATCCACCAATTCAAGTAAATTGCAATTCCAATTTTTATAACATTTATAAGTTAGAAGGATTATCTCATTCGTATTTTATTTCAAATCTTATTCACATGACTACAAATGCAGATCTGAGTGACAGATATTTTATGGACTTTCCAATAGAGGGAACGAAAGAGATTAAAAGAAATAGAACAGTTTGCCTATAA
- a CDS encoding M48 family metallopeptidase, translating into MNKLLILLILISQNIFGQINYLNEGNKYLNENKNIEAEKIFREGIKSDNSNLTYKCQLALSLINQKRHTEAESEIKEVLIKDSLNIGALWYGGINNFTSDKPNFRKSVNYFEKAYPHINKSSQQYFAVNYFIGKCYKNLLYTEGVSYKETDRMLETYKKYVELQPNAQDVAETKYFIAKVESKRPPANVKKWVIATNEEKVNELVKQEMGTKK; encoded by the coding sequence GTGAATAAACTACTAATCCTACTTATTTTAATTTCTCAAAATATTTTTGGGCAGATTAATTACTTGAATGAAGGAAACAAATATTTAAATGAAAATAAAAATATTGAAGCTGAAAAAATATTTCGTGAAGGAATTAAATCTGACAATTCAAACTTAACTTATAAATGTCAATTGGCATTATCACTCATAAACCAAAAAAGGCACACCGAAGCAGAAAGTGAAATTAAAGAAGTTTTGATTAAAGATTCTTTAAATATTGGAGCCTTATGGTATGGTGGAATTAATAATTTCACAAGTGATAAACCTAATTTTAGAAAGTCAGTTAATTATTTTGAAAAAGCATATCCACATATCAATAAAAGTTCTCAACAATATTTTGCAGTAAATTATTTTATTGGAAAATGCTACAAAAACTTACTCTACACAGAAGGAGTTTCTTATAAAGAAACTGACAGAATGTTAGAAACTTATAAAAAATACGTTGAACTTCAACCTAACGCACAAGACGTTGCTGAAACTAAATACTTTATTGCTAAAGTTGAATCAAAAAGACCACCAGCAAATGTAAAAAAATGGGTTATTGCAACTAATGAAGAAAAAGTCAACGAACTTGTAAAACAAGAAATGGGTACAAAGAAATAA
- the rlmF gene encoding 23S rRNA (adenine(1618)-N(6))-methyltransferase RlmF: protein MKATDNSEKTNLHPRNLHRSRYDFELLVTNCPELKKYVAINIHGIETIDFSNPDAVKALNKALLQTYYDIQNWDIPKNYLCPPIPGRTDYIHYLADLLAESNNGIIPTGSSVLGLDVGTGANCIYPILGNAIYDWSFVGTDIDLKAIENCAKIIEENPKLIDAISLQQQTESRFIFKNIITPEDRFTFTMCNPPFHASAEDANQSTVRKVSNLNPKEKKKTNPVLNFGGHNAELWCDGGEIGFLTQMIYESAKYAMQCQWFTTLVSKRENLSSIYKTLNKVNAASIKTIDMAQGQKTSRIIAWTFLSEAQQKSWKI, encoded by the coding sequence ATGAAAGCAACAGACAATTCCGAAAAAACCAATTTACACCCTCGAAATCTTCATCGTTCCCGTTATGATTTCGAACTTCTTGTTACGAATTGTCCTGAACTTAAAAAATACGTTGCGATCAACATTCACGGAATCGAAACGATTGATTTCAGTAATCCCGATGCAGTAAAAGCGCTTAACAAAGCTTTATTACAAACCTATTACGACATTCAAAACTGGGATATTCCTAAAAATTATCTTTGCCCGCCAATTCCGGGAAGAACCGATTATATTCATTATTTAGCTGATTTATTAGCCGAAAGTAATAACGGAATTATTCCGACAGGTTCATCTGTTTTAGGCTTAGACGTCGGAACGGGTGCAAATTGTATCTATCCGATATTAGGAAATGCTATTTACGATTGGAGTTTTGTAGGAACAGACATTGATCTTAAAGCAATTGAAAACTGCGCAAAAATAATTGAAGAAAACCCGAAATTGATTGACGCGATAAGCCTTCAACAACAAACTGAATCCCGATTTATTTTCAAAAATATTATTACGCCCGAAGATCGTTTTACTTTCACGATGTGTAATCCACCTTTTCATGCTTCTGCTGAAGATGCCAATCAAAGTACGGTTCGAAAAGTATCTAACTTAAATCCGAAGGAAAAGAAAAAAACAAATCCCGTTTTAAATTTCGGTGGTCATAATGCAGAATTATGGTGTGACGGTGGTGAAATTGGTTTTTTAACTCAAATGATTTATGAAAGTGCCAAATATGCGATGCAATGTCAATGGTTTACGACTTTGGTGTCTAAAAGAGAAAATCTTTCAAGCATTTACAAAACACTAAATAAAGTAAACGCAGCTTCAATCAAAACAATTGATATGGCTCAGGGCCAAAAAACTAGCCGAATTATAGCATGGACTTTTTTAAGTGAAGCACAGCAAAAATCCTGGAAGATTTAA
- a CDS encoding DUF3800 domain-containing protein codes for MLIHRFEGLFFKKIPKGFIALFFMPMNIYIDESGDLGWKLDKPNRHGGSSKFITITGIIISKDEEKYISRFISDIYKKYNLTPNIEKKGASFIPEHSSFITSQLANKIFSKSDSFKIISITVNKSKVFESLRKDKNIFYNYVLGLLLKSEIIQLQSTAIILDKRTIKVSHGESFPDYIKTEIWGGGFDINITCDFLESTNNKMIWFADWYANFIWRKHEDNESSSYDQLKNLSKDRFVEKKLFF; via the coding sequence TTGTTAATACATCGTTTTGAGGGTCTATTTTTTAAAAAAATACCAAAGGGCTTTATAGCCCTTTTTTTTATGCCCATGAATATATACATAGATGAAAGTGGTGATTTAGGTTGGAAACTGGACAAACCTAACAGACATGGTGGTTCAAGTAAATTTATCACAATTACAGGAATAATTATTTCCAAAGACGAAGAAAAATATATTTCTCGTTTCATATCTGACATCTATAAAAAGTATAATCTAACCCCAAATATTGAAAAGAAAGGAGCTAGCTTTATACCTGAGCATTCTTCTTTCATTACTTCTCAACTTGCAAATAAAATATTTAGTAAAAGTGATTCATTTAAAATCATTTCGATAACTGTAAATAAATCAAAAGTTTTTGAATCACTTAGAAAAGACAAAAATATATTTTACAATTATGTTTTGGGTTTGTTATTAAAGTCTGAAATTATTCAATTGCAAAGTACTGCAATTATATTAGACAAAAGAACTATAAAAGTTAGTCATGGGGAAAGTTTTCCTGATTATATAAAAACCGAAATTTGGGGAGGCGGTTTCGATATCAATATCACTTGTGATTTTTTAGAAAGTACAAATAACAAAATGATTTGGTTTGCAGATTGGTATGCAAATTTTATTTGGAGAAAACATGAAGACAATGAATCAAGTTCATATGATCAATTAAAAAATCTCTCAAAAGACAGATTTGTTGAAAAAAAATTATTCTTTTAA
- a CDS encoding alpha/beta fold hydrolase codes for MTTPKIFFRIALFVLIVSCASSKKAKFEDYVFETKSEKQAYKTSYDKALKLWDIPYTEENIQTSFGTAHIVMAGPKNGKDLVLLHGMDASSTMWYPNIKALAKNHRIYAIDFLMEPGKSTLTAKPLSREEIVLWYNQIFQHYKLKKFDIVGASRGGWIATLLAVQKPNSIDKIVLLSPAQTFKFIDKVGKTSNALMLKLFPSEKKFTKTLTTFSTHPEKISPVYKRQFYLANKYAKSNSSMLKMTPFSDDELKSISNPVLVLIGDQDVINSEESLERAQKYLIKSKTQKITDAGHFLSIDQSKIVNNAMVDFLD; via the coding sequence ATGACTACACCAAAAATATTCTTCAGAATCGCATTATTCGTATTAATTGTAAGTTGTGCGTCTTCTAAAAAAGCAAAATTTGAAGATTACGTTTTTGAAACAAAAAGTGAAAAACAAGCTTATAAAACTTCCTACGATAAAGCTTTAAAACTTTGGGATATTCCATATACGGAAGAAAATATTCAAACCAGTTTTGGAACTGCACATATTGTTATGGCAGGGCCAAAAAACGGAAAAGATCTTGTTTTACTACACGGAATGGACGCCAGTTCTACCATGTGGTATCCAAACATTAAAGCTTTAGCCAAAAATCATCGTATTTATGCCATTGACTTTTTGATGGAACCTGGAAAATCTACTTTAACAGCAAAACCCCTTTCGCGAGAGGAAATTGTTTTATGGTACAATCAAATTTTCCAACATTACAAATTGAAGAAATTTGATATAGTTGGGGCTTCCCGAGGAGGTTGGATTGCAACATTACTAGCAGTTCAAAAACCAAATTCTATCGATAAAATTGTCTTATTAAGTCCGGCACAAACCTTTAAATTTATTGATAAGGTCGGTAAAACAAGTAACGCTCTAATGCTGAAACTTTTCCCTAGTGAAAAGAAATTCACCAAAACGCTAACGACATTTTCGACACATCCTGAAAAAATTAGTCCGGTTTACAAAAGACAATTTTATTTAGCCAACAAATACGCCAAATCAAATTCAAGCATGCTGAAAATGACGCCTTTTTCAGATGATGAATTAAAATCAATCTCCAATCCAGTTTTGGTTTTAATTGGCGATCAAGATGTCATTAACTCTGAAGAAAGTTTAGAACGGGCCCAGAAATATTTAATCAAAAGTAAAACTCAGAAAATAACCGATGCGGGCCATTTTTTAAGTATTGACCAGTCTAAAATTGTGAACAATGCAATGGTTGATTTTTTAGATTAA